A segment of the Peptoclostridium acidaminophilum DSM 3953 genome:
TCAAAAGGCTACGCCTCCAAATACAACCACGCCCAGGGAGTCTTCATAGACAACAAAAAATAAGAACAGCAAGCATATAAGAAAGTGAAAGCGAAGCCAACCGGCATCCCTTTCACTTTTTTTGTTTTTCACCCCCTCCACACCTTCACGACTCTTTTCCTGCAAGATTCAGACAAAAACCATAATTCGACACAAAAATCCTGTCAAGACCCAAAATATTCTTAACACGTTCCTAACAAAACTGCCCACAGGCGAATAGTTGAAATATGAGTTATGCACAGAACTATCCACATTATCCACAGAATTTAATCCACGGATTCCAGAAAACGTATTTTTGCAATACAATGACGGGAGGCCTCATTTGGCGCCAGAAGTGAGGAAAATGAAGCATTTTATTCATACAAAGACCGCATGAATTTATAAGTCGATTTTTGCCCATTTTTAATTTTTGATTGAATTTTTGAATGTGGATAAAAGTTATAAAGCTTCGGATTTTCAGATGGATTTCGTCAAGTTTATAATCTTTTGTTGGGGGTAACAATATTCAATAAGTGAAAACATTGCCGATTGGGGGGATTGGAATGGAGGATATAGAGATACTAAGGCGCATACTTGACATAGACTTGCTAAGCAGGGCTCTGGATGAAAAGACCAGAAAGCTTGCTGAAGATAACGATATAACAATAAAAAAAGAACTCGCCGCTATGGAGACGCAGATAATTGAAGCGGCAAGGCAGGAGGGAAGAGCTAGCATGCAGCGCCTCATAGAAGAGGCCGAGCAGGAGGCCGAGAAGATTAGAAGAGCCTACGAGGTCAGGCTCGGGGAGCTGGACGAGAAGTTTCAAAAGAGAAAGGACGGCATGGAAAAAGAGCTTTTCTTCGAGATATTTCTAAAAGGGGATGTTTAGATGTCGAGCGTTCAAAAATATGCTGCAGTAAATGCAAAGGTCCGGGCGCTCAAATCGAGGCTGCTAAAGGACGAGGACTACAGGAACATGCTGGCAATGGAAAACGAGGTAGAAATAGTAAGGTATCTCAAGGAACATACCGGCTACAGCCAGGTACTCAAGGACATAGACCCGGACAGCTACAACAGGCAGGACTTCGAGTTTTGCCTCAGGAAGGCAATAATCGACGACTATGACAAGATACTCCATTTTCTCACAGGCGAGAGCAAGCATGTCTTCAGGGCGCTCGCGATGGTCAGATACGAGGTGGAGGATCTCAAGCTGATACTAAGGTCTATAAGCCGCGGCGAGGATCCGGGGCAGATAGCAGAGCGCTTCCTCCACAAGGAGAGCTTCACGGGCATTAACAGAGAGGAGCTTGTAAAGGCCAGATCAATAGAGGATTTTGTGGAGCAGCTAAAGGGCACGATATTCTACAGGCCGCTCAAGACGCTTACCCAGGAGGACATGGAAAAAAGGCAGTTCCACATGGAGATGAACATGGACAACGCCTACTTCAAGCTCCTCTTCAAGCACATAGAAAAGCTCGATCCGGAGGATAGGGAGCTGATGCTTATGCAGGTGGGCACAAACGTCGACCTTCAAAACATACACTTCATATACAGGGCCCTGGCCTTTTACAAGCTCACGGGCGTTGAGATATTCAACTACGCGCTGCCGTTTGGGTACTATCTCAAGGGGAAGACGCTCAAGAGGATATGCTTCAGCGAGACGCCCGAGAATTTCATGACGGAAATGAGAAGTACCCACTACTGGCCTTTGCTCGAGAGGGGCATAAGCGACATTTTCATGGAAAGAGCCATGTCACAGGCGCTCTACGACAACTACCAGACGAGTGGAAGCATGAATATAACTCAGATAATAGAGTACTACCACAGGATAGAGTTCGAGATGAGGGATATCATTTCAATCACTGAAGCTGTTGGGTACGGGCTGGAATATAATGATGCCAGGAAATACCTCATAAGAAGGATATAAGGGGGTGAAAGCGGATGGCCGTTGAAAGAATGGAGCTTATGACTGTGGCAGGCCCCACAGACAATATAGAGGAGGTGCTAAGGTCCGTTGTGCTCCTTGAGAAGGTCCACATAGAAAGCTCGATAAAAAAAGCGGGCGAAGGCAGCCCGACACTGTGCATGCTTGAAGAGGGCGAGGGCGAAATGGAATGTGACATAAGGCCCTACTCTGAATTTGAGGATTTTGCCGAGCTGGAAAAAAAGATGACCATAATCAAGGGATATTTCGGGATTGAATTCCATGTGGACAAGAAGCTTATAACAAGCGAATGCACATACAAAAGATGCAGGCAGGAGCTGGAATGGCTCTACTCGAAAATCGAGCCGCTGCACAAAGAGGTTGTCGACAAGGAGTATCGCCTTGCGGCACTGCTTGAATTCAAGGACAGCATCAAGTATACGGGAGCCCTGGATGTGACGATAGAAGAGCTCGAGCAGATGAAATACTTCGACTTCAGGATAGGAACTCTCTCAAAGGAAAAGAGGCTCAAGCTCAAGGAAAGCTACGACAGCATAACTGCCGCCATATTTCACATAGGCTCGAGCGAGAAGGAGGAGGTATATCTTGCCGTGTACCCTGATGAGATTGAGGAGGATACCGACAAGGTACTAAAATCACTAAACTTTCACGACATACAAATCCCGCCGGAGATAAAGGGGAATCCCGGGCAGGCGATAGCCGCAATAGACGAGACTATAGCCATGCTTGAAGGCGAGATTGGAAGCCTTAAGGCGGAGCTCGAGGGATTCAGGGAGGAGTA
Coding sequences within it:
- a CDS encoding V-type ATPase subunit, which produces MSSVQKYAAVNAKVRALKSRLLKDEDYRNMLAMENEVEIVRYLKEHTGYSQVLKDIDPDSYNRQDFEFCLRKAIIDDYDKILHFLTGESKHVFRALAMVRYEVEDLKLILRSISRGEDPGQIAERFLHKESFTGINREELVKARSIEDFVEQLKGTIFYRPLKTLTQEDMEKRQFHMEMNMDNAYFKLLFKHIEKLDPEDRELMLMQVGTNVDLQNIHFIYRALAFYKLTGVEIFNYALPFGYYLKGKTLKRICFSETPENFMTEMRSTHYWPLLERGISDIFMERAMSQALYDNYQTSGSMNITQIIEYYHRIEFEMRDIISITEAVGYGLEYNDARKYLIRRI